The Pagrus major chromosome 5, Pma_NU_1.0 genomic sequence ATCTTCTCATTCTCTGTTCTGGACCAGTCGACTGGTTAAACAACTTTTTCACAGCATCGTCTCTAATCAAACATATCTGACACAAACTCTGTTTCCATGTTAGACCTGCTCAGactgctgtctgtgtctgtctgtctcttctcctctaCCTTCACTGATGTGGTGTTTCATCTTTGTGAAtggagagtgagagaaagtgtTGTATCTGCTGCCTTCAGTACATTAACACAGCATCCTGATCCCCCCACCAGTGAACTTCTGCACAGAAGAGGATGATGAAATGAGATAAAGTGGACTGGAGGAGCCCAGCcccctcacctccacctccacctctttgAAGCATGGCAGGCCTACAGCTTGTCACCCCTGCCACTTCACCCATGGGGCCTTTCTTTGGTCTGCCATGGCAGCAGGAGGCTATCCATGATAACATCTATACGCCTAGGAAATATCAGGTGAGGACACTGTTGGATGTGTTTACTAAAGAATCACAGATTAAGAGCTTTGATCGCTGCTTTCTGTTGTAATTAATTcgtattgtatttatttaattgcctcttcttcttcatcagcTCACTGTCTGTAAATGTGAACCTCCCTCCACAGGTAGAACTTCTCGAAGCAGCTCTTGAACATAATACTATCGTCTGCTTGAATACTGGCTCAGGGAAGACCTTTATTGCAGTACTTCTAACAAAAGAGCTCTCCCACCAAATCCGTGGACATTACCAAGAAAATGCGAAGAGGACTGTTTTTCTGGTGAACACAGGTACCTGCTGATGCTGAATGTTCTGTGTGCACCTTTGGAAACAGTAAAAAAGAGTTTGTTAATTCTCTAGTTGCTTTCACCTCTTTGTTAATTTTTCCAAGTAGCTGACTGTATATCTTGTCTACGTTGTCCAGCTCTGTCTGTGGTTCAGCAAGCAGCTGCAGTCAGGACTCACTCTGACCTCCAGGTGGGAGAGTACATAGATCTGGAGGAGACGTCCGCATGGACTGACCAACAGTGGAGTCAAGAGATAATGGAGAAACAGGTACGGTCCTTTTAACACAGATGTACAATACAAGCCGTTACAGACAGTAAACAAGGTATTGAAAGAAACAATACATCATTAATGGGCTCAacccaatcacagcacagtgaAGTGCATCATAACTGAGCAGACACCACAGAGGGCATTATAACTATCCTGCTGAACACAGTTACATTATGACACATAAGATGAAGATACATTTATGATCCTGCACTGTTTCTAGGTCAGCAGCGACTGTAAGTAAGAAATGTGTGATCTGACCAACTTTACCTCCAAAAGGTCAGATGTCCTTGAATCGTATCCCTTCCATTGAATCACTAAGGTCACACTGAGGTGGGTTTGTTTCACTCAGCAGTGGCTGGTTCACCTGCAGCCAGTGTTACCTGACATAAATATGACTGTGCCTCAAGTTTCCAGCAGATCAAGCAAAGAGAGACTTTCTCAGTGTCAGATCATGGCAGACCGAAGGTTTCTAAGGGAACATGGAAAGCACCCAAAGTGAGCACACCATCAGATGATCAGTACATTTGTATTAATTCCCTGAGAGACAGAAGAGCAACTTactcacagatacagaatttactacataaacaacacaaggctccagtcagcagtcgtGCTGTCAGAAGAAGCTGTCCTGTAGAGTCTCAGAGGACCAGCAGCAGTTTCTAAACCTCTTCTCAGGAGGGAAACCTGGACAAACACTTGAGGAGGGCTGAGAAATACCAGAATGTCACAGAGGATGATGAAGAAGTCCTATTTACTGATGAAGCATCACCTCATTCTTCAGACAAAACACTCAAAGCTTTGACACAACTCCTGAAGACCACAGAAGACCAAGAAGTCCTGACTCTCTTGGactgtcctccacagtcacctgacctcaaccacaGTCAACATTTATGGGacacttgaagactgagaaagacCATcagtctgtgacatcacaagaagttTTGTGGACACTGTCAGAcataacatgagtcagcaggttttccATTAATGTGTGGAGTATTCAACTTCAGTCAAACTGTTAATCTGATATCATCATTTATAAGAAGAAAACCCTCTGTGGTCTCTGCTGACActcatcttctcctccctcttgtcTTCCTCTCACACAGGTGCTGGTCATGACTTGCCACATATTCCTGCACATTCTGAAGAATAAAATCTTACAATTGTCTAAAATCAACTTGGTGGTTTTTGATGATTGTCACCTGGCCATCACAGACCACCCCTACTGTGAGATAATGAAGGTGAGGTTGTGTTTGCAAAGCAGAATGTGTGTCAGAGTTGTCTAAGAGAACTGTGAATGAGCTgactctcctctgtgtgtgcagctgtttgaaggATGCTCGGGTGGTCCTCGTGTCCTCGGTCTCACAGCCTCCATTCTGAACGGAAAGTGTGACCCGTCAGAACTGGAGCAGAAGATCCAGAATTTGGAGAGAATCCTGAAGAGCAATGCTGAAACTGCCACTGACCTTGTGGTTCTGGACAGGTACAACAAGCCTGTATATGACCTATATGAGGCTGAATTACTATATCTGTGGATAAATGTGCACAGAGTATTGTTAGTTACAGCTGAACAAGGGATTTCACTGATTACTGTTCATTCACCTGATGAATGAACATTGAAGACAACACAGACTCGGGTGTGTCAGAGTCCaacctgtgtgctgtgtactaTGTTTCAGGTACGCCTCTCAGCCCAGAGAAGTGGTGCTGGACTGTGGCCCGTACTTGGATAAGAGTGGCCTCTCCTCCCGtctgcaggtggagctggaaGAAGCTCTCCACTTCCTGAATGACTGCAACATACCTGTTGCCAGAGAGGACCGTGATCCCACATTCATCTCCAAACAGGTCTGTGATACCTTTCATTCTTTGATCATATAATTCTCCCTTTTTTGCAAATTCACATGTGATCACATTTCTTGCCATTAACTatagtttgtcatttttggaaATGTTGTGTAAAGTGAAAGAAGTCTGTAGTtacaaacccacagagagttATTGCCAATGGGGTCCCCTCAGCTCTACACTGCTTATTGACTTAGCTTATTGTTTCAGGTTTCCAGCATGCAAACTCTGCCCTTGTCAAACTAGTCTTtggcagcaggcagctgttttcagtaaaaaaagcACTGATTAACCTCCTGTTGTTACCCTGTCTTACCAAGGTCCTGAGTGACTGCTGGGCCGTGCTGCAGGTTCTGGGACCCTGGTGTGCAGATAAGGCAGCGGGCATCATGGTGCGGGAGCTCCAGAAGTACATAAAACACGAGCAGGAGGAGCTCAGCCGCAAGTTTCTGCTCTTCACCGACACCATCCTGCGCAAAGTGCACGCCCTCTGCGAGGAGCACTTCTCCCCCGCCTCACTGGACCTCAAGTTCGTCACCCCGAAGGTCCTCCGGCTGCTCGAGATCCTGCACGAATACAAGCCCTTTGAGCGGCAGCAGTTTGAAAGCGTGGAGTGGTACAACAACCGCAACCAAGACAACTATGTGTCCTGGAGTGactctgaggatgaggatgaggatgaggaggtggaggccaaAGAGAGGCCAGAAGCCAATTTTCCCTCACCGTTCACCAACATCCTGTGTGGGATCATCTTCGTGGAGAGGCGATACACAGCTGTCGTCCTCAATCGGTAGGCCTCCGTCTTCTGGGTAGCTGTCTGCCCTGAGCTGTGTCAGCTGTGCCTCACACAGAGTTTATCAACTGAAAATAATCCAGATTCtctatttatttgactttaaaaCATGATTGTTGGTTGTCGTGGCCTTTAATGCTTGAAAAATGGCTCCCATCTTTCCTTTTATGCCTCCGAGCCGGCGACAGCCGTGGCCCATTCatgtgaatgaaaaatctgaagAACGCCTCGAGGGAATTTCTTCAGATCTCATACAAACGTTCACAAAgactcaaagatgaactgatgagAATCCATTGGCCAGAGTCAAaatcactgtgacctcacaaaacacatatttggcCGTAACTCAAGAATCCATACGATAATTAAGATATAACTTCACATACAAATGTCGAACAGGATAGACCGATGCATTAATGACATTTGATGttcaaaaggtcagaggttaaatgcactgtgacatcatattCTGGTCTGGCTATTATTCAGTGCCACAGCTCAGGAACATCAACTCGACTGCACAGAGGCAAACAACAACCACGATGCTGTAATCCTAGTTCAACCAGAACCATGACCCTGTTGAATACACTGTGTATAACTGATGTGTCTTCCTCAGTTTGATCAAAGAGGCGGGGAAACAGGACCCGGAGCTGGCTTACATCAGCAGCAACTTCATCACCGGCCACAGCATCGGCAAGAACCAGCCGCGGAATAAACAGATGGAGGTTGAGTTCAGGAAACAAGAGGAGGTACGCTGACACTGACATAGATATCCATGTTGCAAACTCATGCTTCTTACTGCTAATGTGATATTTAAATATACataatgtgttgtttattttgaacaCCTGACCATCACAGGAGCTCTTTTGTCTCAGAACTGTCACATAGAGACATGCTGCTGTAATCAGCTGTAGTTACTTCAGTTCACTTCACACTGTCATCCGCACACACTGTCCACACCAGCTGAGACTATTGATGTGTGAGTCTGCTTTGCGAAGCAGCAGCCTTTTCAACCAGAGGACCTTTATACTCTGTAGCTTTAACTTGAATCATAGTCAACATGTCAAAGTTTTTGTGGAACAATTCTAAGAGTtgaagaggaaacaggaaacagcgGGCTCATGTTGTGATTGATAACTTGCAGCTGTGTAGCTGCTGAGCTTTCAGTTTCAATCAACACAATCAAAAGCCCACTCAGAGGACAcaccatcacaaacacacacagtgaacacaggACAGACTGTTCCTTCTGACAGCTGCTCACAAATGAAACATATTGTCAAAGCAGTGAACTGTACATATTTTGTTCCTGATAATGCTTCACTGTAAACAACAAATCGGTGttgaaataattataaaagaaaacagagacaaaaactcAGCTGGTCAGTGTTTGTGACCTTCTGCACACTTTGTGCATATCTcaatcatcatgacatcatacTTTCTGCTGCAACAGACCAATCCTGACGCACAGATTTCAACTATCAGAGTTTTAGCCTAAATAAACTAACTGGGTCACCGTCAAGAAGAATCGGCTCTGATTTATTCTATATTCTCTGAGACGATGTTGACAGAAGATGCTTCACTGCTCAGGAGACACACTGTGTTGAAACCATAGAAATAAACCACTATTTAGTTAATCTGAATTTTGTAGACGAGTGTATCAGGATGATGTGAACGGGCTGTACCCGACTCAGGACTCAGTCCAATCGGATTGTGCTGTTCAATAAAAAGATTCTACTAATTCAGCACcaactgcagctcctctcctcaGCTGACCAGCATCACATGGTGGTAGTTGGATTTCTTTTAACTAATGCAGCAGCTAATAAAGTATATTTATGGccccctttctttctttcacaggTACTCCGCAAATTCCGGGCTCATGAAACCAACCTGCTGATCGCCACCAGCATCGTGGAGGAAGGTGTTGATATTCCAAAGTGTAACCTGGTGGTGCGGTTTGACCTGCCCACAGAGTACAGGTCCTACGTCCAGTCCAAAGGCAGAGCTCGGGCCCCTGTCTCCAACTACATCATGCTTGCTGACAGTGAGAGGACCAAAACCTTCGAGGAAGATCTCACCACCTACAAGGCCATAGAGAAGGTGACCTGTCGTCTCTGCCTCGTTCAATTTAGTTAATAGTTGATTTAATGATGTTAGAAGAAATTTAGAAATGAACATCCTTGATGAGACAGGAAGACTGATCGTCAGTACAAAGTATATAATAGTAGAATGTGAAGCAGAGTGAGgaactgatgatgtcatttcacTTTGAGCAGATCTTAAGGAACAAGTGCTCCAAGTCAGTGGAAGTGAGCGAGTTTGAAGTGGAGCAGGTGATGGACGATGACAACATCCTCCCACCCTACGTGCTGCGATCTGAGGATGGAGGTCCGAGGGTCACCATCAACACAGCCATCGGACACATTAACAGGTCGATGGTGCTTCAGCAAAGTCTTTAAATCCTTAGTTCTCAAGAAAATAAGATGAACAGATAttaatgtttttgctttgaTACTCAGGTATTGTGCTCGGCTGCCCAGTGATCCATTCACCCACTTGGCACCAAAGTGTAAAACTGCGGAGACGCGGGACGGACGCTTCCAGTCCACACTCTACCTGCCAATCAACTCTCCTCTGAGAGTTCCTGTCAAGGTGAGCAagaaacatgtacattttttttaaaggctacAGCCTGAAGCAGCTGTGTCCCACATTTCAACACTTCATTACCTCATTTATTTAATCCACGTACACTAATACACTGTAATCTTTCCAGCCTCCCTCCTTGGATTCATTTCGTTGACATGTCACTGTCTTTACAGGGTCCTATAATGAACTGCACCAGACTGGCAGAGAAAGCAGTTGCACTAGTTTGCTGTGAGAAACTCCACAAAATAGGTAAAACCACAACCAGATTTATGATTGGCCTTGGTTTGGATTTGGTGAGTTTCTGTAAAACTTCTCTCTGTATCTATTTGAACTGGTTTATTTTGCTTCCCAGGTGAGCTGGACGATCACCTGATGCCGGTTgggaaggagacagtgaagtaTGAGGAGGAGTTGGACCTtcatgatgaagaggagacCACTGTACCAGGCCGGCCCGGCTCTACTAAGAGGAGGCAGTGCTACCCTAAAGCCGTAAGTGTGGTCCATCACAACTAGACCTCACTGAATCTCACATGATGCTGAGATTTAGTTTCTCAAGGCAAAACCAATATtcatacagtttatttatatgGTTTGTTTCAGGGACAGTGTGAAGACAAACTTTATCACAGATACACTCGCATTAAAACAACTTCACAGACAGAATTGttagttttttatttgataGTTGCTCAAAATGCATCATAGgtgttttatattaacattaagATTTTAAACACAATTTGAATTAGAATTTAAATCTTAAATGTCTTAACAATCTGTTACTGGCTATAAAGGTAAATGAAGTGATAAACCTCAATTCCATGATTTGGCTACTATTCTACTAACTACAGCAAAATGTTCAATGAGATCACAGTATTTTCACACAGCAGTTTGTTGAGGAGTTGAGTGGATGACAGGCAGCTGGCACACATTGAACAGCATATATTGTTTTAAACTCATCACTTCAAAACATGAAATGTTCTTGTAAAATGAAGTAACTTGTCTATTTTTGTCCTGTCCAGATACCCGAGTGTCTGCGGGACAGTTACGCTGTACCGGAGCAGACTTACTACCTATATGTGATTGGGATGGTCCTCACCACCCCTCTCCCTGATGAACTCAACTTCCGCAGAAGGAAGCTCTACCCACCGGAGGACACCACCAGGTGCTTCGGCATCCTGACTGCCAAACCCATACCTCGAGTATGTCACCTGGTCAACACTCCCCTTAGTTCTTTCAGACCACAGGaacatgttttcactgttgTCCTTATATTGACTTATCAAAGGAAACAATGTCTCCAGCCCATCCTCTGGTAACTGATGCTGTCCTTCTGTCCAGATCCCACATTTCCCGGTGTACACTCGCTCGGGTGAGGTGACCATCTCCATCGAGCTGCAGAAATCTGGCTTCACACTCAGCGCCGCACAGCTCGACCTCATCACCCGCCTACACCAGTACATCTTCTCCCACATCCTCCGCCTGGAGAAACCTGCCCTGGAGTTCAAGCCCACACTGGCTGACTCGGCTTATTGCGTTCTACCTCTGAATGTTGGTGAGTAGAATCACTGTCAGTCGAGCTTGGCCAGTGATTTATAAGATGTGTGCAGATgcttattgatttctttttttttatctctctatTATCTCCCTCTGCTGTTTCATTGGCTCGTTCAGTTGGAGACTCTAACACACTAGATATGGACTTTAAGTTCATGGAGGACATCGAGAAGTCTGAGGCCCGCACCGGCATTCCTACCACTCAGTACACCAAGCAGAACCCCTTCACCTTCAAGCTTGAGGACTACCAGGATGCTGTCATCATTCCAAGGTACCACTGCACCTTCTGATACATACTGAAGTCACTTCATATCAGATACTgtaacagcagcttcactgtgtgTAGATGCTCTAATATAGCAGGAACAAAGTGACATGACACAGTTATAAAGTGTTGTTGAGCTGCACACTGACTGTCACACTCTCCTCTCACAGGTATCGCAACTTCGACCAGCCTCATCGCTTCTATGTTGCTGACGTGTATACAGACCTGACGCCGCTCAGCAAGTTCCCTTCACCAGAGTATGAGACATTTGCAGAGTACTACAAAACCAAGTACAACCTGGACCTGTCCAACCTGAACCAGCCGCTTCTGGACGTAGACCACACCTCCTCCAGGTCAGCAGCACGGGTGTCATGATGGTTTTATACAGCTGTGAACCACTGTCCACTTTCTATTAGTTTGATGTGATTGTTCAACTGATTAGTCAAgtggagtactgctgcatatgtaaAAGAGTTTGAGAAAGTCTTTTGTGGTTCCAAATGGAGGTGTatgaaataaattgaaataattctCCTCAGGTATCACAATATAGACTAAATGTACCTACTGTAGGTCTGGTTTTACAATATGATTAACAGCCACATTTTAAAGCCCAGAATCAATATCCCAGCGTAATAACAGCACTTTGTAAGCATTTCTCTTTGTACATGGATTGTTCTTATTGACACTGTCTTGTGACTCTTTCTTGTGTTGTCAGACTGAACCTGTTAACCCCTCGGCACCTGAACCAGAAGGGCAAAGCCCTGCCGCTGAGCAGTGCAGAGAAGAGGAAGGCCAAGTGGGAGAGTCTGCAGAACAAACAGGTACTGACTGCTTCTGTAGTCAGTGACTCTGCACTGGCACAAATCCACTGTAGTGATTAACCTAAGTTGTGGTTTTCCTTAACTGCTGTTGGTATAAATGTAGACGTGGTGTAGACACTAAAGTTTCAGCAACATCTCTTGACATACTTTCTGTACTACAACACTCAGTCtaacagtgtgttgtgtttgtcagatCCTGGTTCCAGAGCTGTGTGCCATCCACCCCATCCCTGCCTCCCTGTGGAGGAAAGCAGTGTGTCTGCCCAGCATCCTCTACCGCCTCCACTGCCTGCTGACCGCTGAGGAGCTCAGAGCCCAGACAGCCAGCGAAGCTGGAGTGGGAGCCCAGACCCTGCCCCCTGACTTCAGGTCCCTGTCAGACACACTACACAACATATGAGCTCAGTGTGTAAAGAAAATGAGTCCGTTCAGTTACTCCACTTCAGGACTTTCTTCAGCCCTACACTGTTACTGATACTCTACTGTGATACTACAGCTGTACTTGTAAAAGCATGTGTGATCTCCGACAGTGTTACAGTGCAACATAAGAATGATGCTGGTAGCACCTGGAAACACTAAACTGCTAAATCTGTCTGAATGAAGAGATTTGTTTGCCAGGTGAACGCTGCAGGTGgttcacattaaacacacagtgaagTGTCTATAACACACCTGATAGGATTTCCAAACCCAGAGTCCAGTTCTACAGGAATTCTGTGACACCACAAGTGATGCCATGGAGCCTTTTATGATCTGAGTGTGTCAGTAAACTTcagattttgatcatttgtgaTTAAAGTTTCTTATGTATAGTAGGGCTGGAcgattatggaaaaaaataataatcacgattattttgattgatattgaaATCACGATTAATAAACacgattattcattgatttcaaaaaaagtgtttattgaGCCACCAAAACTCAACTTTAAATATAACTTTAGAAACACAACCAGAAATAAATTAGTAacaagtaaaaaagtaaaataataataacatatataaataataataaaaataatagcaataaaaaaacaataaataaaaaaaaatacccagTCTACATGCACTCAGACTGTTCTCCCTGCAGTTTGCTTCCTACAAACTGAGGTTTTTGGCAGGAACACCAGTCTTTTCACTTCAGGCTTCTTCTGGCTTCAGTGATCGAATAATAGCAATACCAATGTAAAAACCACTTGGCTTGACCACAGATCCGTTGTGGTGGCAAAATACTCGGCAGTGGAGACATCTTTTTCAACTTCAGCGCGACATTTATCATACAAAGCAGGCAGTGCAACTCTGCTGAAGTGTTTGCGGGATGGCAACACGTACCGCTTGTCCAAAGTCTTGACCAGTGTCTTGAACCCTGGGTTGCTAACTGTACTGATGGGGCACATGTCCTTAGCTAGCATGAATGTCACAGCCTCCGTTATCTCTTGCTGTCGCCGGGAGCCGGTGGGATATGGAGCGGCATTGTAAAGAGTGTCCTCAATGGAGGACTGTGTTGCGGTGGCGGTGGCTGAAGTTGGCGCTCTTGCACTTTTTTGGGTCTTTTGCTCCGTCAATACTTTGTCATAGACCACTTTATGGCTGAactttaaatggttaaataaattTGTCGTGTTGCCCTGGGGTGCAGACACGACGGCGTGACAAACTTTGC encodes the following:
- the dicer1 gene encoding endoribonuclease Dicer, whose protein sequence is MAGLQLVTPATSPMGPFFGLPWQQEAIHDNIYTPRKYQVELLEAALEHNTIVCLNTGSGKTFIAVLLTKELSHQIRGHYQENAKRTVFLVNTALSVVQQAAAVRTHSDLQVGEYIDLEETSAWTDQQWSQEIMEKQVLVMTCHIFLHILKNKILQLSKINLVVFDDCHLAITDHPYCEIMKLFEGCSGGPRVLGLTASILNGKCDPSELEQKIQNLERILKSNAETATDLVVLDRYASQPREVVLDCGPYLDKSGLSSRLQVELEEALHFLNDCNIPVAREDRDPTFISKQVLSDCWAVLQVLGPWCADKAAGIMVRELQKYIKHEQEELSRKFLLFTDTILRKVHALCEEHFSPASLDLKFVTPKVLRLLEILHEYKPFERQQFESVEWYNNRNQDNYVSWSDSEDEDEDEEVEAKERPEANFPSPFTNILCGIIFVERRYTAVVLNRLIKEAGKQDPELAYISSNFITGHSIGKNQPRNKQMEVEFRKQEEVLRKFRAHETNLLIATSIVEEGVDIPKCNLVVRFDLPTEYRSYVQSKGRARAPVSNYIMLADSERTKTFEEDLTTYKAIEKILRNKCSKSVEVSEFEVEQVMDDDNILPPYVLRSEDGGPRVTINTAIGHINRYCARLPSDPFTHLAPKCKTAETRDGRFQSTLYLPINSPLRVPVKGPIMNCTRLAEKAVALVCCEKLHKIGELDDHLMPVGKETVKYEEELDLHDEEETTVPGRPGSTKRRQCYPKAIPECLRDSYAVPEQTYYLYVIGMVLTTPLPDELNFRRRKLYPPEDTTRCFGILTAKPIPRIPHFPVYTRSGEVTISIELQKSGFTLSAAQLDLITRLHQYIFSHILRLEKPALEFKPTLADSAYCVLPLNVVGDSNTLDMDFKFMEDIEKSEARTGIPTTQYTKQNPFTFKLEDYQDAVIIPRYRNFDQPHRFYVADVYTDLTPLSKFPSPEYETFAEYYKTKYNLDLSNLNQPLLDVDHTSSRLNLLTPRHLNQKGKALPLSSAEKRKAKWESLQNKQILVPELCAIHPIPASLWRKAVCLPSILYRLHCLLTAEELRAQTASEAGVGAQTLPPDFRYPNLDFGWKRSIDSKTFISCPESCCDDGEGLCQHQETVTPEPSSVTPPSSHHSPLPEQGPLAALDPGEATCTRNLINGTALLANCDDDGHQDEHLHQYVNCQRSQPSSPELQSPESIQTTTSVPVQPSHSLKKPSSSPPQPSDECRPGRTSDHTNKATSVCSSAATGPTAPTAPTAPCTDLVTVSQHRSQAGDSPKSLGPNPGLILQALTLSNASDGFNLERLEMLGDSFLKHAITTYLFCTYPDAHEGRLSYMRSKKVSNCNLYRLGKKKGLPSRMVVSIFDPPVNWLPPGYVVNQDKSSTDKLDSEEAKEELLANGQSGNEYDEDDEEVEEGEEVDEDGELMLKDEPKDEVNMEDDLEYYKEHIKFIDNMLLGSGAFGKKISLSGFPPPLTPTSASAPAMESPYEWKAPKKPLHPTTAHYTPEPAPSGPSAEEFDYSSWDAMCYLDPSKAGEEDDFVVGFWNPSEENCGAELGKQSISYDLHTEQCIADKSIADCVEALLGCYLTSCGERAAQMFLCSLGLKVLPLERGILTGAVVQSRQTTTIDLCYGWLKIPPRCMLDHPDAERTLNHLISGFENFERKINYTFQNKAYLLQAFTHASYHYNTITDCYQRLEFLGDAILDYLITKHLYEDPRQHSPGVLTDLRSALVNNTIFASLAVKYDYHKYFKAISPELFHVIDDFVQFQLEKNEMQGMDSELRRSEEDEEKEEDIEVPKAMGDIFESLAGAIYMDSRMSLETVWQVYYPMMRPLIEKFSANVPRSPVRELLEMEPETAKFSPAERTYDGKVRVTVEVVGKGKFKGVGRSYRIAKSAAARRALRSLKANQPQVQNN